A single window of Gossypium arboreum isolate Shixiya-1 chromosome 13, ASM2569848v2, whole genome shotgun sequence DNA harbors:
- the LOC108456998 gene encoding solute carrier family 40 member 3, chloroplastic-like has translation MAMVAVTNSQLSFNLFNFSVSRREAFISRQAASGIHHRFSSSRWLSLNSPPTNTHSRSFDSFKLRCSITNTDVHFNHVAIEDEDLSATDSDCCCTTPILQLKSDVLETESLNILTGDAYVDSLLTTLPVLSEEEQEALAATPAHPEGLYAFYASCLAGNLVEQLWNFAWPSAIALLHPSLLPVAVMGFFTKLAIIIGGPLVGKLMDHSPRVPSYIFLNAVQASAQLLSVAMIIHAHSFSSASASSSLLHPWFAVLVIAGAIERLSGVALGIAMERDWVVLLAGTNRPIALAQANAVLNRIDLLCEIAGTSLFGTLLSRYDPVTCLKFAAGLMMSSLPVMIALTWLTNKLSAGVLDRAKCSQSCCRTSAEGPLPDADNLVDTGLKAIKLGWSEYIQQPVLPASLAYVLLYFNVVLTPGSLMTAFLTQRGLSPSIIGGFSGLCAIMGVAATFISATLVRRFGILKAGAVGLIFQASLLTIAVAIYQSGPFAQTSPLLFFLCLIVLSRLGHMSYDIVGAQILQTGIPSSKANLIGTTEISVASLAESLMLGIAIIANDVSHFGFLALLSLLSVVGASWIFCRWLLNPTEEQSSLFSFDPQF, from the exons ATGGCAATGGTCGCGGTTACAAATTCTCAGCTCTCTTTCAATTTGTTTAACTTTTCTGTTTCTAGGAGAGAAGCCTTTATATCGAGACAAGCTGCTTCTGGAATTCACCATCGCTTCTCTTCTAGCCGATGGTTGAGTCTCAACTCCCCTCCTACTAATACTCATAG TCGTAGTTTTGACAGCTTTAAATTGAGATGTTCAATAACAAATACTGATGTGCATTTCAACCACGTGGCTATCGAGGATGAGGATTTATCAGCAACAGATAGTGATTGTTGTTGTACAACACCAATACTTCAGCTTAAATCTGATGTTCTTGAGACTGAATCTTTGAATATACTAACTGGGGATGCATATGTAGATAGTCTCTTAACAACACTCCCA GTATTATCAGAGGAGGAGCAGGAAGCTCTCGCTGCAACTCCAGCGCACCCAGAGGGATTATATG CATTTTATGCAAGTTGCTTGGCTGGGAATTTAGTGGAACAGCTTTGGAATTTTGCTTGGCCTTCTGCTATTGCGTTGCTTCATCCAAGCCTTCTACCGGTGGCTGTCATGGGATTCTTCACTAAG CTTGCTATTATCATTGGAGGCCCTTTGGTTGGTAAACTTATGGATCATTCTCCTAGAGTACCTTCATATATCTTTTTGAATGCTGTTCAG GCCTCTGCTCAGTTGTTGTCAGTGGCAATGATAATTCATGCTCATTCATTTTCTTCTGCTTCTGCCTCGTCTAGTCTTCTACATCCTTGGTTTGCTGTGCTAGTGATAGCAGGGGCTATTGAGAGGCTATCTGGAGTGGCACTGGGGATTGCCATGGAGCGTGACTGGGTTGTGCTG TTAGCTGGAACAAATAGACCAATCGCACTGGCACAAGCAAATGCTGTTCTCAATCGAATTGACCTGCTTTGTGAG ATAGCTGGGACTTCATTATTTGGAACTCTTCTCTCTAGATATGATCCAGTAACATGCTTAAAGTTTGCTGCTGGTTTGATGATGTCGTCATTACCCGTTATG ATTGCTTTGACATGGTTAACAAACAAACTTTCTGCTGGAGTCCTTGACCGTGCTAAATGTTCACAATCCTGTTGCAGAACATCTGCTGAGGGGCCTCTTCCAGATGCTGATAACCTTG TTGATACAGGTTTGAAAGCCATCAAGCTTGGATGGAGCGAGTACATACAGCAGCCAGTCCTTCCTGCAAGCCTAGCATATGTACTCCTCTACTTCAATGTTGTTCTCACTCCTGGAAGTTTAATGACAGCATTTTTAACTCAACGTG GTTTAAGTCCATCTATCATTGGGGGGTTTAGTGGATTATGTGCTATCATGGGTGTTGCAGCAACCTTCATATCTGCAACTTTGGTTAGGAGATTTGGAATTTTAAAG GCCGGAGCAGTTGGATTAATTTTTCAGGCTTCACTTCTCACCATTGCTGTTGCCATTTATCAGAGTGGACCATTTGCCCAAACGAGCCCCCTTCTTTTCTTCTTATGTTTGATT GTATTATCAAGGTTGGGACATATGTCATATGATATTGTTGGGGCCCAGATACTGCAAACAGGAATCCCATCATCCAAAGCAAATCTGATTGGAACAACGGAGATTTCTGTTGCTAGTTTAGCGGAGTCTCTAATGTTGGGAATTGCAATAATTGCAAATGATGTTTCCCATTTTGGATTTCTAGCATTGCTGTCGTTGTTATCAGTAGTAGGAGCTTCATGGATATTCTGCCGATGGTTGTTGAATCCTACAGAGGAACAAAGTAGCCTTTTCTCTTTTGATCCACAGTTTTAG